A window of Natator depressus isolate rNatDep1 chromosome 3, rNatDep2.hap1, whole genome shotgun sequence genomic DNA:
tgtaGGGAGGGTAGTGATGGGGAGTTCCAAAACTTTTTTCTGTTACATGGTATAATtagtctcttacagtttgtatggcaacttccactgcGTGTGtgtaatcttcttactatattttccagtctgtgcatctgatgaagtggactgtagcccacgaaagcttatgctctaataaatttgttagtctctaaggtgccacaagtactcctgttctttttgtggtaTAGAACAAGTTGAGGACCACTGCCATCAGACTATTGTGCATACTTAATAAATCCACAACACCTTTCTCTCAAATCCATGTGTTCAAAGAGAACATCTGTAGAATTCTCATTCCTATTTCTTTCTCAGAATGAGGCTGGAATAGCTCCCTTGCCTCCTGATATTTTACTTTTGAAGGCTGCTGTTCCTGAGTCCAGCACAAATTAGAACTGTGCACTGGTCATTGCTCACCATCTGAAGTAGATCCTTTCAAAGACAGCATTCTTAGTTCTTGACTACAATTGATGTGAAGCTCTTAAGAACCTCCATCATGGCTACTGCTCCAGCTCTTCTCCCTGGGAGAACAGACCTCTTACGAGGTATCGTTTATTACCATCCTTGTGACTTGCAGGGGGTAGACCTAACAAGACGACATTTCTGAAGTATCTGCCTTGGTATCTTGGCACTGACTTCTACTTGATTCTTGTCTTCTCACATCTGCATAGTAATGCATCAGTGTTGCTGCAGTGATGGAGTAGGGTACTCTACCTTCTTCAAATGATTGATCTACAAGGGTTCTTGTCCTCTGTGGCGCATAGACTTGGGAGTGAAAATCCTGCAAGGTCATGTCAAAGCTCACTACTTCTCCTTTGCTTCTGTGCTCTATGTGCAGACTCTAATGGAAGTTTGTTTTCCCTATATAATGTCTTGCATTTGTACTGATCAAAAACTGATGCAGTTTGAATAAAGCTTTACTCCAGCTCGGTTATTGCTGTAATATCTTCTATATTCTGAATTGTACTAGCTTGAAGTAGCTATTGTGAATTAAACTGCAAACTCACCAGTGATAATTTAGTAGGTTGCACAACTATTAGCTGGTCCTTCATGGAGAACTTGGTTCTGCTGCATTATTGTAAATGAATTGCTGTACACCTTCCTgataacacattttaaataaaggctTCTCTTTCTTAGGAACAAATGAACCGCATGTCGTATAACGAAAAATCAGACATCTGGTCTCTAGGATGCTTGCTATATGAGCTATGTGCACTCTCGTAAGTATAAAGATAAATGCTGTGAGACTACTTACACTTCAGTTATAGTATGTGACTATAAAGTTTGTCTAAAATCTTAATCCaacaaactgttttgttttcaaaatattttaaaaatcaaaaaccaGCTCTCTTCTAGACACTAGAAGAACCTTGATTGAAGTGgtaaatggagattttttttttcctcaaacacAATGAAAACCCTTTAACACCTTTCCAGTTAAACAGTGAAAAGAgcctttaagaaaataaatactcTTCTTCAGGCCTCCATTTACAGCTTATAACCAAAAGGAGTTGGCAGAGAAGATAAAGGAAGGGAAGTTCAGACGAATACCCTATCGTTATTCAGATCAGTTGAATGAACTTCTTAAAAAGATGCTGAATTTAAAGGTAGGAATTGACTGCTGTTTTCACTAATACTTCAATCTGATACTTAAAGCATTTCAGAGCTTTAATTTTACTGTAGGATGGAACTTGTACAGTTTTTCCTCGATTAAGAAGGAAATTGGTGTCCTAAACTTCTTAAACTGACACTGTCACACTCTTTCCTTGGCTTGTTTCTTTTAAGGACTACTGTCGACCCTCTGTTGAAGAAATTCTACAGAATCCCTTGATAGCTGACTTGGTGGTAGAAGAGCAGAGAAACCTCTCGGAGAGGAGAGGACgaagatcaacagagccagaaaGGCTGCAGCATTCAGGCACTGCAGTAAATGAGCTAAAACTGAAGGAACAACAGTTGCAGGAGAGAGAACGAGccataaaagagagagagcaacaaCTGGAACGTATGAAATTCCATTCTGGGAGTGGGGAGGTTAATCAGACTGGTCTGAAAGCCTATGAGGGGGTAGTCCAGATTGTAGATGCAGCCTGTCAGACTTTTAAAACTACCACTTTCtcttttgtatttaattaaaCCTTACCTGGTGGTCTAATCCAGGAGTAGAAACCTAGGTTGGGATTGTGGGGGATAGAGAAGGCTGTTCATAGCAAGCAAAGGTTACCAAAACCTACAGAACGTGGGGCCTGAATCTGCTGTCCTGAACAATGTGTAGCCATACAGGGTAAAATGCATGGAATGCTACCAAATCAAGATGGTAACATTTTACTCTGCACTGGCTCTATAATGTGAATATGCAGTTGCCCAACAGATTTGGATCCTTACTCTGTATAAATGCACAATTAGTGTTAGCTACAATCTATGAAAATTATTGGAGGTTGTGATGTGGCACAACTTTAAAAAGTGGGGTGTGTGTCTTTGGAGACTGTCCATTGGAGGAATATCCAAAACTGTTACAAAACAGCAATTGTCAATAGAGCTCATTAGCAGTGAAGCTATATGGCCAGTTCTTTAACTAACTGGATTTATGTAATGGATAACACTTGAGTTGTACTTGCCATCTTTAGCTGCATGCAGTTAACTTATATTGTGCCACAATCGGAACATctattttgaaaatcaagccctgcatATGGCACAGCTAAAATAAAGTGTCTGTGCAAAATGGCAGGACTGAACACTAGTATAGCTTCAGCCAGCCATGCATGATAGACTAGAAAACAAGACTCTCTCAGGGCATGATTGGTATTTTAAAGCAGTATGAGGATTCCATGATGGAAGAATGTTATGCATCACTTAAACTCCTTCGTGTCCAGTCACTGCCATATCCCATGAAGAGCATGGGCTGAGAGAACCTGTTTCTCTACACAGCAAGTGTGCTACTTTGCTACCTAGAGCAACAAAGCAGAAATTTAGGGGCTTGACACTTCAGTGATTACCTGCTTTTCTACATGAAAATCTGTCTTGACCAGGCCTCTCCTGTTTGGAAAACACCAGAAATCTGTGTTAACTTTCTTCATATGCTTACTTCCAGAGAGGGAGCGGGAGCTATGTGTTCGTGAGAGACTGGCAGAAGATAAACTTGCTAGGTATTACAGTTTAACCTAGGTTAAACTTTAAGATTGTTTGCTGTAGAAATGGTTTATTAACTTATCTCATTTCAAAACAGGGCTGAGAACTTGATGAAAAACTACAACCTATTCAAGGAACAGAGGATATTGGCAGGTGCAAAAAGCCCAGGTATGAGAATAAACAGACAGCCACTTGAACTAGTAAACACAGATTGGCACAGCCATGAGGATGCCCTTGACATTCTGCATGCCATGAAAAGTCCCATCTTACCAAACAAACTACATAAACTTCTGTAATGGTTTTGAACAGAAACTTGAGCACTTTTTTAAAGTGTCACATGGAATGAAGAAAAACTGCTCTACAAGGAGATCACATCTGCTGCTGTCAATATTTATTGAACCTGAACATCAGAAATGATGAGAAGGGAAGGGTGTCAGTATGAATTGCTGGAAAGTTATGAATTTACTTTCTCTAGCTAGTTCTAGGTTTCAGAACATTAGTAATTCAGTTTTGGAGCAGATTGTGAAATCAGATCCATGTAATTATGATCTAGCTTTAAAATTTTAGTCTTCAATAAAACATAAGGCATGTCTTATGACCACTCAGCCTTCATTTCATGGATGGCTTTAAAAGAAAAGGCATTTACACTACCTTTTTTCCACTGATCTTAAGGGTGGCTCATAGTTCAGATAGTCTAATATACACTGAACTTGCAACCAAATGAGTCAAATTATACTTGGTAGAAACCTCAGCTGATTTAGAATAAAGAGCAGTAATTTTCCAAATCCAATCTAAAAAACAGACATGGTACAATATCTTGCATAACAATTTAAAGCTAGATTgtggaatttaggcacctaaatcaattTTCTGAATCAGGCACTGTTGTGGTTCAGAGACCCATAAGCTCCCCCTTCATTCTGTAGGCACCTGCATTTTTTGCcataaaagttccctaggtgcctatgttgTCTCTGGGCATGTGcttggcggcagcagcagcatacCAACTACCtggatgcctaagccccagtgtggTGCACAAACCAGGAAAAGATAGGTATTCTTCCACCTAAGTCACTtatgcagggcctgatcctctaACTATggcctaaagaaaaggagtacttgtggcaccttagagactaaccaatttatttgagcataagctttcgtgagctacagctcacttcatcggatgcatactgtggaaagtgtagaagatctttttatatacacacaaagtatgaaaaaatacctcctcccaccccactctcctgcaggtaatcacttatctaaagtgatcactctccttacaatgtgtatgatgatcaaggtgggccatttccagcacaaatccaaggtttaacaagaacgtcaggggtgggggggtaggaaaaaacaaggggaaataggttaccttgcataacgacttagccactcccagtctctattcagtctctgttctaagtcagccataaaaatgttggcatactgtggggccatgtgggtacccatagcagtgccactgacctgaaggtatacattgtccacaaatgtaaaatagttatgggtaaggacaaagtcacaaagttcagccaccaggttagccgtgacattatcggggatagtgttcttgacggcttgtagtccatctttgtgtggaatgttggtgtagagggcttctacatccatagtgatcagcggcactgctatgggtacccgcatggccccacagcatgccaacgtttttatggctgacttagaacaacgcttccttagctctcgtctcctaacgcccctactctacttgcgctatattgatgacatcttcatcatctgggcccatggaaaagaagcccttgaggaattccaccatgatttcaacaatttccatcctaccatcaacctcagcctggtccagtccacacaagacatccacttcctggacactacagtgctaataaacgatggtgacataaacaccaccctataccggaaacctactgaccgctattcctacctacgtgcctccagctttcaccctgaccacaccacacgatccatcgtctacagccaagctctgcgatacaaccgcatttgctccaacccctcagacagagacagacacctacaagatctctatcaagcattcttacaactacaatacccacctgcggaagtgaagaaacagattgatagagccagaagtcacctactacaagacaggcctaacaaagagaataacagaacgccactagccgtcaccttcagcccccaactaaaacccctccaacgcattattaaggatctacaacctatcctgaaggatgacccaacactctcacaaatcttgggagacaggccagtccttgcctacagacagccccccaacctgaagcgaatactcaccagcaaccacataccacacaacagaaccactgacccaggaacctatccttgcaacaaagcccgttgccaactgtgcccacatatctattcaggggacaccatcacagggcctaatcacatcagccacaccatcagaggctcgttcacctgcacatccaccaatgtgatatgtgccagcaatgctcctctgccatgtacattggtcaaactggacagtctctacgtaaaagaataaatggacacaaatcagatgtcaagaattataacattcataaatcagtcggagaacacttcagtgtctctggtcacgcgattacagacatgacagttgctatattacaacaaaaaaacttcaaatccagactccagtgagaaactgttgaattggaattcatttgcaaattggatacaattaacttaggttaccttgcataatgacttagccactcccagtctctattcaagcctattttccccctgttttttcctaccccccacccccgacattcttgttaaaccctggatttgtgctggaaatagcccaccttgattatcatacacattgtaaggagagtgatcactttagataagctattacctgcaggagagtggggtgggaggaggtattttttcatactttgtgtgtatataaaaagatcttctacactttccacagtatgcatccgatgaagtgagctgtagctcacgaaagcttatgctcaaataaattggttagtctctaaggtgccacaagtactccttttctttttgcgaatacagactaacacggctgttactctgaaacctaactatgGTCTGTTTGCTCTCCAGATTGGGTCCCCATAAGCAAGCTTACAGAAAATAGCTGGGGGGTAGAAGGGGTAGGAGGAGGATTACCTCCCTCAAACTCCTAGCCAAGTTGTTTAGAGTATTCACTTGGGATATAGGAGACACTGATCCAATGCCCACACTATCATCATTCCACATGAAGTAGTCTTCTACAAGCCTGGTTCTAGCTGTCATATGCTGCTTCAGCTTAATCACTCAAAATAGCGTTGTTTTAACGTCTAATTGTCTGCCTATTAATCCCTTGCCTCTTGCAATATTACTACTTTCTGATGCTCTCCCTTTCCTGACATAACTGTGGAAGAAGCCTGCAAGAGGTGTCCTGCTTCTCTTTCGTCCCCTTGCCGTCCCCAGCTCCTATCCTCCTCTTTGTAATCATTCAGGTTTACTTAGTTATGCTATAATGTGACAATTCGTAATTTAATATCCTCTGCATCTTTCATGGTTTTTAACTTTCTCTTATAAAGAGTTTGCTTGCTGTAGAACAGACCTAGCTAGAAGGCAGGTCTCTACCTTCCCTATCTCACTAAGCTCAGTTTTATTACTCTTACAAAGGACCTAGTTTTACATCAATCACAGAAAAATCAGAGTAACATTGAAACTCTGTTCCAGTTACCTCACACTACCAGATAAATCAATCGCTGTTTTCTTATAGCTCTACTATCTTGCGTGGGTTttaactttaagaaaaatgcTAACTAGGAGGTTTTTCCCCTATTAAGCCCCCTAGTATTTTCTTTCAGGACTAAATTCAGTTGTTGCGATTACCACTAGGTTTCTGCACTGGCAGAGGCTTCCTGCAGAATCCATCATGTTTAGGCAGGTTGCTTACTAAGACCTTCTCACTCCCTGTGGTTTGAGAATCAAACAAGTTTTCTGCAAAACCATGCAGAGCTGGGACTTTATTATGGAAGCATGGCTGAGCAAAATTGAGTTCTTGAATCACTGCATTACAACTAAACTGCTGCTAGTGTAAAATGGTCAAATGTGAACTCTGCCCTCGTTCTCAAGAAGTCTGCAAGCTATGCTATCATTTAAAGACAAAAATGTGTAGAGGTACACATGGCTTACCTGCACCAGGGAAAAACATCCCTTACATTTTCAGAAGATACTGAGTACTCCTCGGTGACTTTTTTTCTGAAATAGAATGTCATTTGTTGTGGCATAGAGGGGTAGGTAAAGTGTTCTCAGTACATTAATATTGACTAGTCCTGATTCAACTAGTGTCAGTACATAGGTCAGGCCTCTGAGTTATGTAGCTGTTTTATCCTATACTTCGCTGCAACACTCAAGCCATCAAGAGTTTCTATAATTGAGTACTGAACTTGGAAACTAAACATCTTTCACTATCCAGCACCCTCCACCTTTATTTTGATTCATTGTATCACTGCTATCTGTATCCTTGCTCTTCTGCAAAATAAAGGTACTCTCCTCTTTTTGTGTGCTCTCTGTAAAGAGATGACTAAACCAAACAAAAGTAAGTCTCTACAGCCCTTTCTATCTTAGGTCTTAAGTAAAATTACAACCTCCAGTAACCTATAGCACTGTCGTGTTAAACAGGGCTTTTGTATCCTATATAACTGTCCCCTAAATAAGCTGAGTGGGTGGGGAGGCAAAGGATGGCATTAGTTGGAAACTCAAAAGTGCGAATTACATATGAACAGCATCTGACTCTATTGATTCAAATAAAGCTGTTTGGCAGTTACTCTACTTAATACATGTGTTAACTTAGATCCAGATTAGGTTCCCCTCTGCAAAGTGACTGGCACTGATATGAATGAATAAACTAATATTGAGGAACACTCATTCAATGAAAGTCAAAAGCCCTTTTCTTCACTGTTTCTGTCTTTAAGATGAAGTGCTACTTCCCTCTTCAGCAAGAAAGAAGGTTCATTTTGGTGCAAGTAAAGAGAATGCTATATCCAATGATTCGGAGAATTATCCTCTCCCAAAAGAAAAATGCTCTGAGCTGAAGAAACGCCTTTATGCTGCTAACCTGCGGGCTCAAGCATTGTGCgaactggaaaaaaattatcAACTAAAAAGCAGGCAAATTCTGGGCATGCGCTGAAACTGTGTAcagtatttaacattttaatgtcGCTTAAGAATGTATAGGTACAACTATTGTGCTCCTTctgtcttgattttatttttttaccatcATCTCAATCCTGTTTTGTTTTAGCAGAGATGCTACCATTTTAACTTTGTTTTACATAAAAGAAGTTATGTATGTGTTTCCCTTTTCTATGAATTTTCCATCATAGACTGTCCATGCTTGAAAGGACACTTCAGTGGAACAAAAGGATAGCTTTGATAAATAGTCAAACATGAAAATACTTGTTTGATGTAGAGAGAGAAAGTGGCTATCTTTTTCGTCAAACCCATGTGCTAAGTTGAGAGAATGAAGGATGTCTATAAATTAAGAATTAATTCTGAAACTACATAAGTGATGTAGGtagcttttttaatttaaaaaagtgtCTTGATGTGATAAATAGATGTATTTTTCTTTCAGTTGAAAAGTTCTatgaaaacctttaaaaaaaaaattagtgtgtAAATTTACCTGTTGTACAATTATTTTACACCATTTCCTTTTTTAGATCAAAGAAATCTTGTATCCTTTTGTTGTCACCTtatactttttaattttaaaagtattttctgTAATATCGTAAACATACAACTGCTTATAGCTATTCTTGTTTCATATGACAGCAAGAGCAAAGATGTGAAAAGGTTGCTATTCCACCCCCTTTCACCAATTAACTGGCCTACCCATAACTGAAGGTAGACATAATGtactaaaataaaaatctattttccaGCATCCATTTGCTGGTTCCTAAAATGGAGCtgtgtgttttcttttgtgtGGCTGATTCATCCCAAATCTGGGGCAGGCGGGGAGCAAGAAGGGGGAGTTGGTAGATATCCATATATTTACCAAAGACCCACAATTCTAACCTAGATTTGAAGCTGTGCAGGTGTAACAGCTATTTATAGCTTGACAGTGGTGATGTGTAAGGAAAGGCCTAATAATTTTAGAGTTAAATATCATAATTAAATCCCACctaagtgtttttaattaaagttataggttttttgtttgtttttttttgggggggggtgtagaTTCTCAGCCTGAAGTAGGTTAGGCTAACAATCTGACCTCCCTTAACATTGTTTATAACTAAGGAAGTACCTCttatcagggtggataaaaatcaatgaaattggatttttttgatcaAATGCTTTTTCCTCACAAAAAAATCTAtctaaagatacattatagcttaaagagatctcatcatggaatagggattattaattctgtagtatgagaatatattcatgtaatgtttaagaaaagttttgtaaatgagttccaatagttcatggattagggacccaattttatgcagttccaggggcttctgtctagatttagattaatctttctatctacccaatgggactcggtgctcagtctagaagataccatcagagatgcctAGTTTTGAAGTTTTCAAACTGAATTTCTCTCTCCAgcgataacatgcttgttaacagcaaaaatgtttttaaattaaatagaggtgagaaataacagacttcaaccctattgtccctctgcaaatctgTGTATACAgaatcaatcccttacctctctctgaaagtgcaaagtttcaaaaagttcaatgaatagaagattgttgggggcagcaTAGACCTGGACAAgcagaagaagtctggagataaatgtgagaagggagggacaggcagtagaaacaaaagtgaaactgtttgagcagcatattccagaagtcttgaggcctttctgagtgtagccttcattgatttgaaatctat
This region includes:
- the NEK2 gene encoding serine/threonine-protein kinase Nek2 isoform X2: MPSRPEDYEVLLTIGAGSYGKCQKVRRRADGKVLVWKELDYGSMTEAEKQMLVSEVNLLRELKHPNIVRHYLEEDFVLRMLTQLTLALKECHRRSDGGHTVLHRDLKPANIFLDSKHNVKLGDFGLARILHHDTSFAKTFVGTPYYMSPEQMNRMSYNEKSDIWSLGCLLYELCALSPPFTAYNQKELAEKIKEGKFRRIPYRYSDQLNELLKKMLNLKDYCRPSVEEILQNPLIADLVVEEQRNLSERRGRRSTEPERLQHSGTAVNELKLKEQQLQERERAIKEREQQLEQRERELCVRERLAEDKLARAENLMKNYNLFKEQRILAGAKSPDEVLLPSSARKKVHFGASKENAISNDSENYPLPKEKCSELKKRLYAANLRAQALCELEKNYQLKSRQILGMR
- the NEK2 gene encoding serine/threonine-protein kinase Nek2 isoform X1, which gives rise to MPSRPEDYEVLLTIGAGSYGKCQKVRRRADGKVLVWKELDYGSMTEAEKQMLVSEVNLLRELKHPNIVRYYDRIIDRTNTTLYIVMEYCEGGDLASLIARCTKERHYLEEDFVLRMLTQLTLALKECHRRSDGGHTVLHRDLKPANIFLDSKHNVKLGDFGLARILHHDTSFAKTFVGTPYYMSPEQMNRMSYNEKSDIWSLGCLLYELCALSPPFTAYNQKELAEKIKEGKFRRIPYRYSDQLNELLKKMLNLKDYCRPSVEEILQNPLIADLVVEEQRNLSERRGRRSTEPERLQHSGTAVNELKLKEQQLQERERAIKEREQQLEQRERELCVRERLAEDKLARAENLMKNYNLFKEQRILAGAKSPDEVLLPSSARKKVHFGASKENAISNDSENYPLPKEKCSELKKRLYAANLRAQALCELEKNYQLKSRQILGMR